One Kitasatospora viridis genomic region harbors:
- a CDS encoding DUF6585 family protein: protein MTAQVDAIIERAGLGGHRQSFYPTRRRKWSEQKTGQKVGTVVAMVFGLGLLGLIIVALIMAVPAVGLVLLAFVLVLVWGNYYKSKRLARVNVGRELRIHEHGVAVVGTGGASMAIFRWAEMSVLQNIVRHTRNGVHTHTTYAYTLSGPGMPTTQVNGGVVGTFHDPVTWGTEIQQQVTNAQLPPALAAVQAGQVLTFGSFTVNAHGLTAGNKGVAWAEVQQIKTERGFLSIKQQGRWLSLTSMPVSRIPNFFVFRTLADHLTESARGQR from the coding sequence ATGACGGCACAGGTGGACGCGATAATCGAGCGGGCGGGGCTGGGCGGGCACCGGCAGTCCTTCTACCCGACCCGGCGGCGGAAGTGGTCCGAGCAGAAGACCGGCCAGAAGGTCGGCACGGTGGTCGCGATGGTGTTCGGGCTCGGCCTGCTGGGGCTGATCATCGTCGCGCTCATCATGGCCGTGCCGGCGGTCGGGCTGGTGCTGCTGGCCTTCGTCCTGGTCCTGGTCTGGGGGAACTACTACAAGTCGAAGAGGCTGGCCCGGGTCAATGTGGGTCGTGAACTGCGCATCCACGAGCACGGCGTGGCGGTGGTGGGCACTGGCGGCGCGAGCATGGCGATTTTCCGCTGGGCGGAGATGTCGGTGCTGCAGAACATCGTCCGGCACACCCGCAACGGCGTGCACACCCACACCACTTACGCCTACACGCTCTCCGGGCCCGGCATGCCGACGACCCAGGTGAACGGCGGGGTGGTCGGCACCTTCCACGACCCCGTCACCTGGGGCACCGAGATCCAGCAGCAGGTCACCAACGCCCAACTGCCGCCCGCACTGGCCGCCGTGCAGGCCGGCCAGGTCCTGACCTTCGGCTCGTTTACGGTGAACGCCCACGGGCTCACCGCCGGCAACAAGGGCGTCGCCTGGGCCGAGGTGCAGCAGATCAAGACCGAGCGCGGGTTCCTCTCGATCAAGCAGCAGGGCCGCTGGCTGAGCTTGACGTCGATGCCGGTCAGCCGGATCCCCAACTTCTTCGTCTTCCGCACCCTCGCCGACCACCTGACCGAGTCGGCGCGCGGGCAGCGGTAG
- a CDS encoding DUF3048 domain-containing protein, which translates to MDDRSNSRARRTRTGLLFVAAALLAVQGCGGGSKPAPHPSASTGSPSAANSPTPQPSATQLPNPLDNVGTAGNTLAVKIDNVGRQTQALQQGLAQADIVYWIQVEGGLSRFLALYDSNHLPGSIGPVRSARETDIPLLQQYGRLDFAYSGAISGLKPLLAQADLTNITPITDPGLYSNGGIGPTFVDPHKLFAKYPSVPARSPGFRFGDAPGGGTPLNDMTWRQPAATIGVHYNGSGYDVAVDGHSSWSGTATVVVQHVSIVPGSFTDYNAGSAANEVFTHTTGSGTAQVLRGGQVWNVTWNRPDPNGGTSYTLPDGSAMPFATGPVLVVLVP; encoded by the coding sequence GTGGACGATCGATCCAACTCCCGGGCGCGCCGCACCAGGACCGGACTGCTCTTCGTGGCCGCCGCGTTACTCGCCGTCCAGGGGTGCGGCGGCGGCTCCAAGCCCGCGCCGCACCCCAGCGCCTCGACCGGCAGCCCGTCGGCGGCCAACTCGCCGACCCCGCAGCCGAGCGCGACCCAGCTCCCCAACCCGCTGGACAACGTCGGCACCGCCGGCAACACCCTGGCCGTGAAGATCGACAACGTCGGCCGGCAGACCCAGGCGCTCCAGCAGGGGCTCGCCCAGGCCGACATCGTCTACTGGATCCAGGTAGAGGGCGGCCTCTCCCGCTTCCTCGCCCTCTACGACAGCAACCACCTGCCGGGCAGCATCGGCCCCGTCCGCTCGGCCCGGGAGACCGACATCCCGCTGCTCCAGCAGTACGGCCGGCTCGACTTCGCGTACAGCGGCGCGATCAGCGGGCTCAAGCCGCTGCTCGCCCAGGCCGACCTGACCAACATCACGCCGATCACCGACCCGGGCCTGTACAGCAACGGCGGGATCGGCCCGACCTTCGTCGACCCGCACAAGCTGTTCGCCAAGTACCCCTCGGTGCCCGCCCGTTCACCCGGCTTCAGGTTCGGCGACGCCCCCGGCGGCGGCACCCCGCTGAACGACATGACCTGGCGTCAGCCCGCCGCCACCATCGGCGTGCACTACAACGGCAGCGGCTACGACGTCGCCGTCGACGGCCACTCCTCCTGGTCCGGCACCGCGACCGTGGTGGTGCAGCACGTCAGCATCGTGCCCGGCAGCTTCACCGACTACAACGCCGGCAGCGCCGCCAACGAGGTGTTCACCCACACCACCGGCTCGGGCACCGCCCAGGTGCTGCGCGGCGGCCAGGTGTGGAACGTCACCTGGAACCGGCCCGACCCCAACGGCGGCACCTCCTACACCCTGCCCGACGGCAGCGCGATGCCCTTCGCCACCGGGCCGGTGCTGGTCGTGCTGGTCCCCTGA